From the genome of Gorilla gorilla gorilla isolate KB3781 chromosome 4, NHGRI_mGorGor1-v2.1_pri, whole genome shotgun sequence, one region includes:
- the RAPGEFL1 gene encoding rap guanine nucleotide exchange factor-like 1 yields MKPLEKFLKKQTSQLAGRTVAGGPGGGPGSCGGPGGGGGPGGGGGPAGGQRSLQRRQSVSRLLLPAFLREPPAEPGLEPPPEEEGGEPAGVAEEPGSGGPCWLQLEEVPGPGPLGGGGPLRSPSSYSSDELSPGEPLTSPPWAPLGAPERPEHLLNRVLERLAGGATRDSAASDILLDDIVLTHSLFLPTEKFLQELHQYFVRAGGMEGPEGLGRKQACLAMLLHFLDTYQGLLQEEEGAGHIIKDLYLLIMKDESLYQGLREDTLRLHQLVETVELKIPEENQPPSKQVKPLFRHFRRIDSCLQTRVAFRGSDEIFCRVYMPDHSYVTIRSRLSASVQDILGSVTEKLQYSEEPAGREDSLILVAVSSSGEKVLLQPTEDCVFTALGINSHLFACTRDSYEALVPLPEEIQVSPGDTEIHRVEPEDVANHLTAFHWELFRCVHELEFVDYVFHGERGRRETANLELLLQRCSEVTHWVATEVLLCEAPGKRAQLLKKFIKIAALCKQNQDLLSFYAVVMGLDNAAVSRLRLTWEKLPGKFKNLFRKFENLTDPCRNHKSYREVISKMKPPVIPFVPLILKDLTFLHEGSKTLVDGLVNIEKLHSVAEKVRTIRKYRSRPLCLDMEASPHHLQTKAYVRQFQVIDNQNLLFELSYKLEANSQ; encoded by the exons ATGAAGCCGCTGGAGAAATTTCTGAAGAAGCAGACGTCGCAGCTGGCGGGCCGAACGGTGGCGGGAGGTCCCGGCGGGGGTCCGGGGAGCTGCGGTGGgcctggagggggtgggggaccCGGCGGGGGCGGCGGTCCAGCCGGGGGACAGCGGTCGTTGCAGCGGCGTCAGAGCGTGTCTCGCCTGCTGCTCCCCGCTTTCCTCCGGGAGCCCCCCGCCGAGCCGGGGCTGGAGCCGCCCcctgaggaggaaggaggagagccGGCGGGGGTCGCGGAGGAGCCGGGCAGCGGGGGGCCCTGCTGGCTGCAGCTGGAGGAGGTGCCGGGGCCCGGGCCACTCGGGGGAGGGGGGCCCCTGCGCTCCCCTTCCTCCTACTCATCTGACGAGCTGTCCCCGGGCGAGCCCTTGACTTCGCCGCCCTGGGCCCCTCTGGGCGCCCCCGAGCGGCCGGAGCATCTTCTGAACCGGGTTCTGGAGCGGCTTGCTGGAGGGGCTACCAGGGACAGCGCCGCCTCAG ATATCCTGCTGGATGACATTGTCCTTAcccattctctcttcctcccgACGGAGAAATTTCTGCAGGAGCTACACCAGTA CTTTGTTCGGGCAGGAGGCATGGAGGGCCCTGAAGGGCTGGGCCGGAAGCAGGCCTGTCTAGCCATGCTTCTCCATTTCTTGGACACCTACCAGGGGCTGCTTCAAGAGGAAGAGGGGGCCGGCCACATCATCAAG GATCTATACCTGCTAATTATGAAGGACGAGTCCCTTTACCAGGGCCTCCGAGAGGACACTCTGAGGCTGCACCAGCTGGTGGAGACGGTGGAACTAAA GATTCCAGAGGAGAACCAGCCACCCAGCAAGCAGGTGAAGCCACTCTTCCGCCACTTCCGCCGGATAGACTCCTGTCTGCAGACCCGGGTGGCCTTCCGGGGCTCTGATGAGA TCTTCTGCCGTGTATACATGCCTGACCACTCTTATGTGACCATACGCAGCCGCCTTTCAGCATCTGTGCAGGACATTCTGGGCTCTGTGACGGAGAAACTTCAATATTCAGAGGAGCCCGCGGGGCGTGAGGATTCCCTCATCCTGGTAGCTGTGTCCTCCTCCGGAG AGAAGGTCCTTCTCCAGCCCACTGAGGACTGTGTTTTCACCGCACTGGGCATCAACAGCCACCTGTTTGCCTGTACTCGGGACAGCTATGAGGCTCTG GTGCCCCTCCCCGAGGAGATCCAGGTCTCCCCTGGAGACACAGAGATCCACCGAGTGGAGCCTGAGGACGTTGCCAACCACCTAACTGCCTTCCACTGGGAGCTGTTCCGATGTGTGCACGAG CTGGAGTTCGTGGACTACGTGTTCCACGGGGAGCGCGGCCGCCGGGAGACGGCCAACTTGGAGCTGCTGCTGCAGCGCTGTAGCGAGGTCACGCACTGGGTGGCCACCGAAGTGCTGCTCTGCGAGGCCCCGGGCAAGCGCGCGCAGCTGCTCAAGAAGTTCATCAAGATCGCGGCCCT CTGCAAGCAGAACCAGGACCTGCTGTCTTTCTACGCCGTGGTCATGGGGCTGGACAACGCAGCTGTCAGCCGCCTTCGACTCACCTGGGAG AAGCTGCCAGGGAAATTCAAGAACTTGTTTCGCAAATTTGAGAACCTGACG GACCCCTGCAGGAACCACAAAAGCTACCGAGAAGTGATCTCCAAAATGAAGCCCCCTGTGATTCCCTTCGTGCCTCTGATCCTCAAAG ACCTGACTTTCCTGCACGAAGGGAGTAAGACCCTTGTAGATGGTTTGGTGAACATCGAGAAGCTG CATTCAGTGGCCGAAAAAGTGAGGACAATCCGCAAATACCGGAGCCGGCCCCTTT GCCTGGACATGGAGGCATCCCCCCATCACCTGCAGACCAAGGCCTATGTGCGCCAGTTTCAGGTCATCGACAACCAGAACCTCCTCTTCGAGCTCTCCTACAAGCTGGAGGCGAACAGTCAGTGA